The following coding sequences lie in one Kribbella sp. NBC_00709 genomic window:
- a CDS encoding pentapeptide repeat-containing protein — protein MPTKTELRADCGNCVGLCCIALTFTKSADFALDKPAGEPCPNLSDDFRCTIHKDLRSKGFQGCTVYDCFGAGQEITKRGQSAPEMFAALPILRQLHELLWYLAEVLEYDETAREAIARIENVSRTPDLTTVDVNAERAVVNELLLKTSQRIRGKQPKKKDRRGADLIGARLRGADLAKANLRGAYLIGADLREADLRQADLIGADLRDTDLRGADLRGALFLTQSQVNAARGDRSTKLPDAVTRPSHWTAAGA, from the coding sequence TTGCCGACCAAAACTGAGCTTCGCGCCGACTGCGGCAACTGTGTCGGCCTGTGCTGCATCGCGCTGACTTTCACGAAGTCGGCGGATTTCGCGCTGGACAAACCCGCGGGTGAGCCGTGCCCGAATCTCAGCGACGACTTCCGGTGCACCATCCACAAAGACCTGCGCAGCAAGGGTTTTCAGGGCTGCACGGTGTACGACTGCTTCGGCGCCGGGCAGGAGATCACCAAGCGCGGGCAGTCCGCGCCTGAGATGTTCGCGGCGCTACCGATCCTCCGCCAGCTGCACGAGCTCCTCTGGTACCTGGCCGAAGTCCTCGAGTACGACGAGACCGCGCGCGAGGCCATTGCCCGCATCGAGAACGTCAGCCGTACGCCGGACCTCACCACCGTCGACGTGAACGCCGAGCGCGCAGTCGTCAACGAACTGCTCCTCAAGACCAGCCAACGCATCCGCGGGAAACAGCCCAAGAAGAAGGACCGCCGCGGCGCCGACCTCATCGGAGCCCGGCTGCGCGGCGCTGACCTGGCCAAAGCCAACCTGCGTGGCGCATACCTGATCGGCGCTGATCTCCGTGAGGCCGACCTCCGCCAGGCCGACCTCATCGGCGCGGACCTGAGAGACACGGACCTGCGCGGCGCCGACCTGAGGGGTGCCTTGTTCCTTACCCAGTCTCAGGTCAACGCCGCCCGTGGCGACCGCTCGACCAAACTCCCGGACGCGGTTACGCGCCCTTCCCACTGGACCGCAGCTGGTGCGTGA
- a CDS encoding TetR/AcrR family transcriptional regulator, with protein MELGRRERKKQQTKDAISDVATRLFLERGFDAVTVAEVARAADVAVQTVFNHFPAKEDLFFDEVGWWLGPARAIRAAPADADPIDVLEAHYLAGTRDRFAVGHLATWKQFVRTIENSPALEARRRLQAAELETTLTEALDERTPDHLRNRLIAAQYAAAQKVLEEELMRVLVDDASPEQLAAAQTELEQAITEIFTVLRRGLA; from the coding sequence GGAGCTCGGGCGACGGGAACGCAAGAAGCAGCAGACGAAGGACGCCATCTCGGACGTGGCCACCCGGCTGTTCCTCGAGCGCGGCTTCGACGCGGTCACCGTCGCGGAGGTCGCGCGCGCGGCCGACGTCGCCGTACAGACGGTGTTCAACCACTTCCCGGCGAAGGAGGACCTGTTCTTCGACGAGGTGGGCTGGTGGCTGGGGCCGGCTCGTGCGATCCGGGCGGCGCCGGCGGATGCGGATCCGATCGACGTCCTGGAGGCGCATTACCTGGCCGGCACCCGGGATCGGTTCGCGGTCGGGCATCTGGCGACCTGGAAGCAGTTCGTCCGTACGATCGAGAACAGTCCCGCCTTGGAGGCCCGTCGACGGTTGCAGGCCGCGGAACTGGAGACCACGCTCACCGAGGCCCTCGACGAACGGACCCCCGATCACCTGCGCAACCGGCTGATCGCCGCTCAGTACGCCGCCGCGCAGAAGGTGCTCGAAGAGGAGTTGATGCGCGTCCTTGTCGATGACGCTTCGCCCGAGCAGCTCGCCGCCGCTCAGACCGAGCTCGAGCAGGCGATCACCGAGATCTTCACTGTTCTTCGTCGTGGTCTCGCCTGA
- the prfB gene encoding peptide chain release factor 2, with translation MAGLDFDAELKQLDVTLTSIEKVLDLPALRKEIDELGEVVAAPDLWDDQANAQKVTSRLSSLQSDVDRVTALRSRLEDLGTLIELGREENDADSMAEAEKDLGPLGKAIQSLEVRTLLSGEYDEREALVTIRSGAGGVDAADFAEMLQRMYLRWAERHGYPTEVYDTSYAEEAGLKSTTFGVKAPYAYGTLSVESGTHRLVRISPFDNQGRRQTSFAAVEVVPVLEQTDEIDVPEEELRIDVYRSSGPGGQSVNTTDSAVRITHIPTGTVVSCQNEKSQLQNKASAMVILKAKLLALKKAEERAQIDALRGDVQGSWGDQMRSYVLHPYQMVKDLRTQYESGNTSGVFDGEIDEFIEAGIRWRRTGHTVADQN, from the coding sequence GTGGCTGGCCTGGATTTTGACGCGGAGCTGAAGCAGCTCGACGTGACGTTGACCTCGATCGAGAAGGTGCTGGATCTCCCTGCCCTGCGCAAGGAGATCGATGAGCTCGGCGAGGTGGTTGCCGCGCCCGACCTGTGGGACGACCAGGCGAACGCGCAGAAGGTGACGTCGCGGCTGTCCAGCCTGCAGTCCGACGTGGACCGGGTGACCGCGCTGCGCAGCCGGCTCGAGGATCTCGGCACACTGATCGAGCTGGGCCGTGAGGAGAACGACGCCGACAGCATGGCCGAGGCGGAGAAGGATCTCGGCCCGCTGGGCAAGGCGATCCAGTCCCTCGAGGTCCGCACACTGCTGTCCGGTGAGTACGACGAGCGCGAGGCCCTGGTGACGATCCGCTCCGGCGCGGGCGGTGTGGACGCCGCGGACTTCGCCGAGATGCTGCAGCGGATGTACCTGCGCTGGGCCGAGCGGCACGGCTACCCGACCGAGGTCTACGACACGTCGTACGCCGAAGAGGCCGGGCTGAAGTCGACGACGTTCGGCGTCAAGGCGCCGTACGCGTACGGCACGCTGAGCGTGGAGTCCGGTACGCACCGGCTGGTGCGAATCTCGCCGTTCGACAACCAAGGTCGCCGGCAGACCTCGTTCGCGGCGGTCGAGGTGGTCCCGGTGCTCGAGCAGACCGACGAGATCGACGTACCGGAAGAAGAGTTGCGGATCGACGTGTACCGGTCGTCCGGTCCGGGCGGTCAGAGCGTCAACACGACCGACTCCGCGGTCCGGATCACGCACATCCCGACCGGCACCGTGGTCTCCTGCCAGAACGAGAAGTCCCAGCTGCAGAACAAGGCCAGCGCGATGGTCATCCTGAAGGCCAAGCTGCTCGCGCTGAAGAAGGCCGAGGAGCGGGCCCAGATCGACGCGCTGCGCGGTGACGTCCAGGGTTCCTGGGGCGACCAGATGCGGTCGTACGTCCTGCACCCGTACCAGATGGTGAAGGACCTGCGGACGCAGTACGAGTCCGGGAACACGTCCGGTGTGTTCGACGGTGAGATCGACGAGTTCATCGAGGCCGGCATCCGCTGGCGCCGTACCGGCCACACGGTTGCCGACCAAAACTGA